In one Actinomyces trachealis genomic region, the following are encoded:
- a CDS encoding metal ABC transporter permease — protein sequence MSMNVAMSAGVSWRLLGLPVLEVVLMGALAGLVGALALVHRRVFLTESLTHATFPGAVAGVVVAAAASRVLTGQRAGYELLTLALLVGAVVMCLPMIGLTRWLATIPGLSSQSAAGIVLTSGFALGYLLVKWFAPLPLKVDSFLAGSVLNVSHLDIWVTGAVLAVAVVVCVMGGRLLTFYGFDPVGYQASGLRAGPSEAAVLGLICLTIAALVPAVGTILPIALVAAPAAALTRWCTTMRSLLVGSAALGAGSCLVGLGVGVALELSVGGVIAMTCALVYVASEAVAAWRG from the coding sequence ATGAGCATGAACGTCGCGATGAGTGCGGGCGTGAGCTGGCGGCTGCTGGGCCTGCCTGTGCTGGAAGTGGTGCTTATGGGGGCGCTGGCCGGGTTGGTCGGGGCCCTGGCACTGGTGCACCGGCGCGTGTTCCTCACTGAGTCCCTCACCCACGCGACGTTCCCGGGGGCGGTGGCAGGTGTTGTGGTCGCCGCAGCGGCGAGCCGGGTGCTGACGGGGCAGCGAGCAGGCTACGAGCTGCTGACCCTGGCGCTGTTAGTGGGGGCGGTAGTCATGTGCCTGCCGATGATCGGCTTGACCCGCTGGTTGGCCACCATTCCGGGACTCTCCTCGCAGTCTGCTGCCGGGATCGTGCTCACCTCCGGTTTTGCGCTCGGCTACCTGCTGGTGAAGTGGTTTGCGCCGCTGCCGCTGAAGGTGGACAGCTTTCTGGCTGGTTCAGTGCTCAACGTCTCGCACTTGGATATCTGGGTGACGGGCGCTGTTCTGGCTGTCGCGGTGGTGGTGTGTGTAATGGGTGGTCGGCTGCTGACCTTTTACGGTTTCGACCCGGTGGGCTACCAGGCCTCCGGGCTGCGAGCGGGGCCCTCCGAGGCGGCTGTGCTCGGGCTGATCTGCTTGACTATCGCGGCGCTGGTACCCGCTGTTGGCACGATCCTGCCGATTGCACTGGTCGCCGCCCCGGCTGCGGCGCTGACCCGCTGGTGCACAACCATGCGCTCTTTGCTGGTGGGGTCGGCAGCCCTTGGGGCAGGATCCTGCCTGGTGGGCCTGGGCGTCGGGGTGGCTCTGGAGCTGTCTGTGGGGGGCGTGATCGCCATGACCTGCGCGCTGGTGTACGTAGCCTCTGAGGCAGTGGCCGCCTGGCGCGGCTGA
- a CDS encoding metal ABC transporter permease has protein sequence MQALTQLVAAAVEALRLVAVQVPGLSSLAQAPYLFRPLLMVLLLGLVCAVVGTLVNLRTAEFTAEALVHAVFPGIVAGAVYGGIDAIVPAASAVAAVAAGALTWVTHRARRRNSSEAGTAVVLTGFFSAGIILSLAKGDLSGQLEALMFGRLLEVTDLRLTQALLICLLALLAVGLTWKEQVAYAFDAAGARAGGARLLALDLVLNLAVAAVVVSAATAVGTLLVIGYLVVPGAAGRVLAARVRSMVLVALAVGAGGGYLGLLLITAPLPRPLSPQASVALTMTVIFLLVVGWSQVSPVVARWLRQRRGAQTVGDGVAGKSGADGGMEARG, from the coding sequence GTGCAGGCACTGACCCAACTGGTGGCCGCCGCCGTGGAAGCGCTGCGGCTAGTGGCGGTGCAAGTCCCTGGCCTGAGCTCGCTGGCGCAGGCACCGTACTTGTTCCGTCCCCTGCTCATGGTGCTGCTGCTCGGGCTGGTGTGCGCTGTGGTAGGCACACTGGTCAATCTACGCACCGCAGAGTTCACCGCCGAGGCCTTGGTCCACGCAGTCTTTCCCGGGATCGTGGCTGGTGCGGTCTACGGAGGGATCGACGCGATCGTGCCTGCCGCCAGCGCCGTGGCCGCAGTGGCGGCGGGGGCGTTGACCTGGGTGACGCACCGCGCTAGGCGCCGAAACTCCTCCGAGGCGGGCACCGCCGTGGTGCTCACAGGCTTCTTCTCTGCGGGCATTATCCTGTCCTTAGCGAAGGGGGACCTGTCTGGACAGTTAGAGGCCCTCATGTTCGGGCGCCTGCTGGAGGTCACCGACCTGCGTCTCACCCAGGCTCTGCTGATCTGCCTGCTGGCCTTGCTGGCAGTAGGACTCACTTGGAAAGAGCAGGTGGCCTATGCCTTTGACGCCGCCGGGGCGCGGGCGGGCGGTGCGCGATTGCTGGCCCTGGACCTGGTGCTGAACCTGGCAGTGGCAGCCGTCGTGGTCTCTGCGGCAACGGCGGTGGGCACCTTGCTGGTGATCGGCTACCTGGTGGTGCCGGGGGCGGCGGGCCGTGTGCTAGCCGCGCGGGTGCGTTCCATGGTGCTGGTGGCCCTGGCAGTGGGGGCCGGTGGCGGCTACCTGGGCCTGTTGCTCATCACGGCGCCCTTGCCGCGCCCGCTGTCCCCACAGGCCAGTGTTGCCCTAACGATGACGGTGATCTTCCTGCTGGTTGTCGGCTGGTCCCAGGTGTCCCCGGTGGTGGCACGGTGGCTGCGGCAACGGCGAGGGGCGCAGACGGTGGGCGACGGCGTCGCCGGGAAGTCTGGCGCCGATGGTGGGATGGAGGCGAGGGGATGA
- a CDS encoding metal ABC transporter ATP-binding protein: MSASPVVELEDASFAYGPTPVLSGVTGSLQPGEALALVGPNGSGKTTLLRALLGMVRVHSGSVRVAGFAPGKAPRGTLGYVPQITDLDPTFPVTALDVVLMGTYPRLGLWRRPGRADKIRCLEALEAVGLRDRARSRFGTLSGGQQQRVLVARCIAAQPRLILLDEPFNGLDQPNREALLAIIAKLKADGVAVVVSTHDLVLAQEVCEQVALLAGRQIGFGPRAQVLVPELIQQAYGGLGSDRLIYLHSLGRPAGVA; the protein is encoded by the coding sequence GTGAGTGCGAGCCCCGTCGTCGAGCTGGAGGACGCCAGTTTCGCCTACGGCCCCACCCCGGTGCTCAGCGGCGTGACTGGCAGCCTCCAGCCCGGTGAGGCGCTCGCACTCGTGGGGCCCAATGGCTCCGGCAAGACCACCCTCCTGCGTGCCTTGCTCGGCATGGTGCGCGTCCACTCCGGGAGTGTGCGCGTAGCGGGCTTTGCCCCGGGAAAGGCGCCGCGCGGCACCCTCGGCTACGTCCCCCAGATCACCGACCTGGATCCCACCTTCCCAGTCACCGCCCTCGACGTAGTCCTCATGGGAACCTACCCACGCCTGGGCCTGTGGCGCCGCCCAGGACGTGCAGACAAGATCCGCTGCCTTGAGGCGCTGGAGGCCGTAGGGCTGCGCGACCGCGCTAGGAGCCGCTTCGGTACTCTCTCCGGCGGACAGCAGCAGCGCGTCCTGGTGGCGCGCTGCATCGCCGCCCAACCGCGCCTGATCCTGCTTGACGAGCCCTTCAACGGCCTGGACCAGCCCAACCGGGAGGCCTTGCTGGCCATCATCGCCAAGCTCAAAGCCGACGGCGTCGCCGTGGTGGTCTCCACCCACGACCTGGTTCTGGCGCAGGAGGTTTGCGAGCAGGTGGCCTTGCTGGCCGGGCGGCAGATCGGCTTTGGGCCGCGCGCTCAGGTCCTGGTGCCTGAACTCATCCAGCAGGCTTACGGCGGGCTGGGATCTGACCGACTCATCTACCTGCATTCCCTAGGACGCCCGGCGGGGGTGGCCTGA
- a CDS encoding phospho-sugar mutase: protein MTSPLSAVLDAGAVHAWIDQDPDEATRAELRSLLERHESGDMEATATLTDAFRSNLRFGTAGLRGQLGPGPNRMNRAVVIRTAAGLSAYLRELVGEGFTVVIGYDARHGSHQFALDTAAVVQGAGGRALLFKEQCPTPVLAFAMRRLKADAGVMVTASHNPAQDNGYKVYLGGRVVTGAGQGALIVPPYDEEITRRIDAVGPLSELRMRESGWTLLGPELVEEYTARVAQCARAEATAPLRIVLTPMHGVGGEICRDALGRVGFDDVHMVPEQAQPDPDFPTLPFPNPEEPGALDLAIAMAREIDADLVIANDPDADRCAVAVPVPALAGDWRQLTGDDLGALLGEQAAELAAFTGQGVLASSIVSSRLLQRIAHAHGLGHQRTLTGFKWISRVPDLVFGYEEAVGYCVDPSSVHDKDGISAAVRVAVLASLLKQQGRNLLDLLDRLARDHGLHATSQLSLRVEDPRSIIQAMERLRAGGAPARLGDSPVVQSIDLLDGISDGSGGNLPPTDALMWTTASEDRVVVRPSGTEPKLKCYCEVVLPVGDRPVTEVRREAAARLAAIQDGLHGVLGTSST, encoded by the coding sequence ATGACCTCCCCCCTCTCGGCTGTCCTTGACGCTGGTGCCGTCCACGCCTGGATCGACCAAGACCCCGATGAGGCCACGCGCGCCGAGCTGCGCAGCCTGCTGGAGCGTCACGAGTCCGGTGACATGGAGGCCACCGCCACCCTGACCGACGCCTTCCGCAGCAACCTGCGCTTCGGAACCGCTGGCCTGCGGGGCCAGCTGGGGCCTGGCCCCAACCGCATGAACCGCGCCGTCGTGATCCGCACGGCGGCTGGCCTTTCCGCGTACCTGCGCGAGCTGGTTGGGGAAGGCTTCACCGTGGTAATCGGCTACGACGCCCGCCACGGCTCCCACCAGTTCGCTCTGGACACCGCCGCCGTGGTGCAGGGTGCTGGCGGGCGGGCACTCTTGTTCAAGGAGCAGTGCCCCACCCCGGTGTTGGCCTTCGCGATGCGTCGCCTAAAAGCCGACGCGGGCGTGATGGTCACAGCTTCCCACAACCCCGCCCAGGACAACGGCTACAAGGTTTATCTGGGCGGCCGCGTGGTCACCGGCGCGGGTCAGGGAGCCCTGATCGTGCCACCATATGACGAGGAGATCACCCGCCGGATCGACGCCGTCGGCCCGCTCAGTGAGCTGCGGATGCGCGAATCCGGCTGGACGTTGCTGGGCCCGGAACTGGTCGAGGAGTACACCGCCCGGGTGGCGCAGTGCGCCCGGGCAGAGGCCACCGCACCACTGCGGATCGTGCTGACCCCCATGCACGGCGTGGGCGGGGAGATCTGCCGCGACGCCCTGGGGCGCGTGGGCTTTGACGATGTGCACATGGTCCCCGAACAGGCGCAGCCGGACCCCGACTTCCCCACGCTGCCCTTCCCCAACCCGGAGGAGCCGGGCGCACTGGACCTGGCCATCGCCATGGCACGTGAGATCGATGCGGACCTGGTGATCGCCAACGACCCCGACGCTGACCGCTGCGCGGTAGCGGTGCCGGTCCCCGCCCTTGCGGGCGACTGGCGCCAGCTGACGGGGGATGACCTGGGGGCGCTGCTGGGCGAGCAGGCAGCCGAGCTGGCGGCCTTCACCGGGCAAGGCGTGCTGGCCAGCTCAATCGTCTCCTCCCGGCTGCTGCAGCGCATTGCGCACGCGCACGGGCTGGGGCACCAGCGGACTCTTACCGGCTTCAAGTGGATCAGCCGGGTGCCGGATCTGGTTTTTGGTTATGAGGAGGCCGTCGGCTACTGCGTGGACCCCAGCTCCGTGCATGACAAGGATGGCATCTCCGCAGCCGTGCGCGTGGCGGTGCTCGCGTCCTTGCTCAAGCAACAGGGGCGGAACCTGCTGGACCTGCTGGACCGTCTGGCCCGCGACCACGGGCTGCATGCCACCTCCCAGCTCAGCCTACGTGTGGAGGACCCCAGGAGTATCATCCAGGCCATGGAGCGGCTGCGTGCCGGTGGCGCGCCAGCCCGCCTGGGGGACTCCCCCGTGGTGCAGTCGATTGACCTGCTCGATGGCATCAGCGACGGCAGTGGCGGCAACCTGCCACCAACTGACGCGCTCATGTGGACCACCGCCTCCGAGGATCGTGTGGTGGTGCGTCCTTCTGGCACCGAGCCCAAGCTCAAGTGCTACTGCGAGGTGGTGCTACCGGTCGGTGATCGGCCGGTGACGGAGGTGCGCCGTGAGGCGGCCGCACGGCTGGCGGCCATTCAAGACGGCCTGCACGGGGTCCTCGGAACCTCCTCCACCTAA
- a CDS encoding metal ABC transporter substrate-binding protein — MRNPDKKLPMTLRACAVLAASTLALSACGSTGSAKVGQAIKVVASTTQICDYVSQLGSGGKDLALTRTGANGTTTELGADPAQAKAHLRLTCLLAPNASAHEHDMTPAQSKALAEADLFLVSGMDLEHFLDSAISSTGFKGKLVVTSGVYGAVDVDDLAAQQAKEKSLPYQVERGSTKVEVAKWPFPPEDGESEPEFRFDPHVWTAPKNAIVQVNNIGQALVDAAPNSANILRQHTKEYTDLLTELDTWARTSLESVPVDKRVLFTSHDAFGYFAKSYDVKFQGAALSDFNAQQDATAQKIQSTADEVKASGAVAIFAENSNNPKAVQKVAELASVKAVIGDEALYGDSLGDPGSDGETYVGSILHNVTNLVTAWNGTVAPLPENLKTWTPKQVVSK, encoded by the coding sequence ATGCGAAACCCCGATAAGAAACTCCCTATGACCCTGCGCGCCTGCGCTGTCCTGGCTGCTTCAACCCTGGCCCTCAGCGCCTGCGGCAGCACCGGCTCCGCTAAGGTCGGCCAGGCCATCAAGGTCGTGGCCTCCACCACCCAGATCTGTGACTACGTCAGCCAGCTGGGCAGCGGCGGGAAAGACCTGGCCCTGACCCGCACTGGCGCCAACGGCACCACCACCGAGCTGGGCGCCGACCCCGCCCAGGCCAAGGCCCACCTGCGGCTCACCTGCCTGTTGGCCCCCAACGCCTCCGCCCACGAGCACGACATGACGCCAGCCCAGTCCAAAGCCCTGGCTGAGGCTGACCTCTTCCTCGTCTCCGGCATGGACTTAGAGCACTTCCTTGACTCCGCCATCAGCTCCACCGGTTTCAAAGGCAAACTGGTGGTCACCTCAGGCGTCTACGGCGCCGTCGACGTAGACGACCTGGCTGCCCAGCAGGCCAAGGAGAAGAGTCTGCCGTACCAGGTGGAGCGCGGCAGCACCAAGGTGGAGGTCGCCAAGTGGCCCTTCCCACCCGAGGACGGCGAGTCCGAGCCCGAGTTCCGCTTTGACCCGCACGTGTGGACCGCCCCAAAGAACGCCATCGTCCAGGTCAACAATATCGGCCAGGCCCTGGTTGACGCCGCCCCCAACTCCGCGAACATCCTGCGCCAACACACCAAGGAGTACACGGACCTCCTCACAGAGCTGGACACTTGGGCCCGCACCTCCCTGGAGTCCGTCCCCGTGGACAAACGCGTCCTGTTCACCAGCCATGACGCCTTCGGCTACTTCGCCAAGTCCTACGACGTGAAGTTCCAGGGTGCCGCTCTGTCCGACTTCAACGCCCAACAGGACGCCACCGCCCAGAAGATCCAGTCCACCGCTGACGAGGTGAAGGCTTCCGGAGCCGTGGCGATCTTCGCAGAGAACTCCAACAACCCTAAGGCCGTCCAGAAGGTGGCTGAGCTGGCAAGTGTCAAGGCCGTTATTGGGGACGAGGCCCTCTACGGCGACTCCCTGGGCGACCCCGGCTCTGACGGCGAGACCTACGTCGGTTCCATCCTTCACAATGTCACCAACTTGGTCACCGCCTGGAACGGCACTGTGGCCCCGCTCCCCGAGAACCTAAAGACCTGGACCCCCAAGCAGGTGGTGAGTAAGTGA